A region of Panthera uncia isolate 11264 chromosome D4, Puncia_PCG_1.0, whole genome shotgun sequence DNA encodes the following proteins:
- the LOC125932666 gene encoding LOW QUALITY PROTEIN: uncharacterized protein LOC125932666 (The sequence of the model RefSeq protein was modified relative to this genomic sequence to represent the inferred CDS: inserted 1 base in 1 codon; substituted 1 base at 1 genomic stop codon) — protein sequence MSKLAFSFASMELEDFLGALCLSVFVFLCFVLWTYWTDVMGQTQTTPLSIMIDHFKDVRGRANNLSVEVRKGRWQFFCSSEWPTFNVGWPPEGTFDLPTIHRVRSIISQPKTGHLDHLPYIITWQDLVEDPPSWLKPFLAPLPPEPKPILALQGTKKKKSLIQPSAPLYPVLQGGTEEELIFPPSYNPSRMLEEHHPPPPGEADAVPRVGGGNAPVGSPPFTRQRAQREQSASAADSTILPLRATGPPDAEGNQPHHYWPFATSDLYNWKAQNPKFSEKPAGLIDLLDSVLFTHQPTWDDCQQLLQVLFTTEERERILNGARKLVPGTDGNPTTNQAQIDASFPLTRPQWDFNTAEGKERLRVYRQTLMGGLRMAARKPTNLAKVGNVQQGKDESPAAFLERIMEAFRTYTPMDPESPESKAAVIMAFVNQAAIDIRRKLQKIDRLGEKSLQDLLVVAEKVYNNRELPEDKQARAMAAAGSKQTRDLARILLATTADSPEERDRRLRQLADDTRKGKRTTKGGKQRLQKDQCAYCKEIGHWARDCLKRAGGKGSKTDRVKVLELDELSDXGSWGSDPLPEPRVTLKVEGTPVDLLVDTGAQHSVLRTPQGKLASKKSWVQGATGMSQYSWTTRRTVDLGTGRVSHSFMVIPECPYPLLGRDLLTKIGAQITFRQGGPQVTDGKGHPIQVLTMKLEDEYLLHQEALPREDNIDRWLQEFPSVWAETGGGGMGLAAHRTPVLVELKPGESPVRIKQYPMSQEARKGIQPHIRRLRSLGVLVPCQSAWNTPLLPVKKPHTNDYRPVQDLREVNKRVADIHPTVPNPYTLLSSLAPSRVWYTVLDLKDAFFGLPLAPQSQPLFAFEWHDPEEGYSGQLTWTRLPQGFKNSPTIFDEALHEDLGEYRREHPGLTLLQYVDDILIAADMAKDCERGTQDLLATLGALGYRASVKKAQICRERVSYLGYILEGGQRRLSDARKETVLKIPTPTSRREVREFLGSAGYCRLWVPGFAEIARPLYEATKEGKTFKWTEKEEIAFNRLKKALLSAPALGLPDITKPFHLFVDEHKGIAKGVLTQALGPWNRPVAYLSKKLDPVAAGWPPCLRIIAATALLVKDADKLTLGQEIWITTPHAIEGVLKQPPDRWMSNTCMTHYQSLLLNPPRVRFHPSAALNPATLLPDPDLGAPLPDCAGILEQVHGFRMDLTDQPLPDAEATWFTDGSSFVRDGHRYAGAAVVTEMDTVWAEALPSGTSAQGAELIALTKALMLGAGKRLNIYTDSRYAFATAHIHGAIYQERGLLTAEGRTIKNKQEILNLLMALWLPAKLAIIHCQGHQKADNPVARGNQKADQAAKAVALTPVPTMTIQLPDPGDPVLPDQPKYSQEELQRIKKLPMAQEIKGWWYTPNKELVLPDRLGVSILEHMHRSTHMGARKLKDLIRHAGIKIHQQDTKIEQVVSACKTCQLTNARATSNKKGTRLRGTRPGAQWEVDFTEVKPGKYGYKYLLVFTDTFSGWVEAYPTKHETAQTVAKKXTRRHLTQVWFSCHGRIRQWTSFYLSGNTGSSQGGGGKLEITLCL from the exons atgtctaagctagctttcagttttgcttccatggagttggaagatTTTCTAGGGGCCctgtgtttgtctgtttttgtgtttctctgttttgttctgtggacttactggacggacgttatgggacagactcagactactcctctaagtattatgattgatcactttaaggatgtgaggggaagagctaacaacctcagtgtggaagtcCGAAAGGGTCGGTGGCAGTTTTTTTGTTCTAGCGAGTGGCCAACTTTCAATGtcggatggccaccagaggggacctTCGACCTCCCTACCATCCACCGAGTCAGAAGTATCATCTCTCAGCCTAAGACGGGCCATCTTGATCACCTCCCTTACATTATCACTTGGCAGGACCTTGTAgaagacccaccctcttggcttaagcccttcctagccccgCTCCCTCcggagccaaaacccattcttgctttgcaggggacaaagaagaagaaaagtcttatccagccttcagcacccctctaccctgtcttacaggggggtactgaagaagaattaatttttcctccctcgtataacccctctaggatgctggaagaacaccatcctccccctccggggGAGGCAGACGCTGTTCCGAGAGTGGGAGGCGGAAAcgctccagtgggaagcccgcccttcaccagacaaagggctcagagggagcaatccgccTCCGCCGCTgactccactattctgcccctgcgagccaccggacccccagacgCGGAGGGGAACCAGCCCCATCACTACtggcctttcgccactagtgacctctacaattggaaagctcagaatcctaagttttccgagaaaccagcagggcttattgatttattagactctgttctttttacccatcagcccacgtgggacgattgccagcagcttttgcaggtcctgttcacgactgaagaaagagaaagaatcctcaatggggcccgaaaactagttccgggcacagacgggaatcccaccaccaaccaggctcagatagatgcctccttccccttaactcggccccagtgggatttcaacacggcagaaggtaaggagaggctccgggtctaccgccagactctaatggggggtctccgaatggctgctagaaagccaaccaatttggccaaggtaggaaatgtacaacagggaaaagatgaatctccggctgcctttttagaacggatcatggaggcattccgtacctatacccccatggatccagagtctccggaaagcaaggcagctgttatcatggcctttgtaaaccaagcggccatagacattaggagaaaattacagaaaatagatagactaggagaaaaaagtctgcaggacttactggtggtagccgaaaaggtatataataaccgggagcttcctgaggacaagcaggctcgcgccatggcggctgccggcagtaagcagactcgagacctggccagaatactactagctaccactgctgactccCCTGAGGAACGAGACCGCCGTCTCCGGCAGCTGGCAGATGACacaagaaaaggtaaaagaaccaccaagggggggaagcagaggctgcagaaggatcagtgcgcatactgcaaggagatagggcattgggcccgagaTTGTCTGAAAAGGGCCGGCGGGAAAggaagcaagactgatcgagtaaaagtcctagagctagatgaactaagtgattaggggagttggggttcggaccctctccccgaacccagggtaactcttaaagtggaggggacccctgttgacCTCCTTGTCGACACCggagcacaacattcggtcctccgcaccccacaaggaaaactagccagcaagaagtcctgggtacaaggggcaactggtatgagccagtattcatggactacccgaagaacagtagatttgggaacgggccgggtatcccactcctttatggtaataccagaatgcccctacccgctgttaggacgggacttactgaccaagattggagctcagataactttcagacaaggggggcctcaggtcaccgatggcaagggccaccccatccaggtactgaccatgaaactggaggatgaatacctcctccaccaggaggcgctcccgagagaggataatatagacagatggctacaagaattcccctcggtttgggcagagactggggggggggggatgggactaGCCGCTCATAGGACCccagtcctggtagagctcaagccaggagagagtccggtaaggatcaaacaataccccatgtctcaggaggcccggaaggggatccagccacacatccggagactacgaagcctaggggtactagttccttgccagtctgcctggaacacccccttactgccggtcaaaaagcctcacacaaatgactaccgaccggtacaagacctccgggaagtaaataagagggtcgcggacatacacccaactgttcccaacccatatactctcttgagctccttggcgccctccagggtctggtatactgtactagatttaaaggacgccttcttcggtctgccgctggcaccccagagccaacccctgttcgccttcgagtggcatgatccggaggagggctacagtgggcaactcacctggacacggctacctcagggattcaaaaattcacccaccatcttcgacgaggcactacacgaggacctgggtgagtacagaagggagcaccctggcctcaccctcctacagtacgtagatgacatcctgattgctgccgacatggccaaagactgtgagcgagggacccaggacctgctggctaccctgggggcTTTAGGGTACCGGGCATCCGTgaagaaggctcagatatgcagggagagggtaagttacctgggatatatcctggagggcggacagcggcggttatcagatgccagaaaagaaactgtcctaaagatccctactcccacctcccgaagagaagtgagggaattcctaggatcagccggctactgccgcctctgggttccaggttttgctgagatcgccaggcccctatatgaagctaccaaagaggggaaaacatttaaatggactgaaaaagaagaaattgcctTTAATCGgttaaaaaaggccctcctaagtgccccagccctgggcctaccagacattacgaaacccttccacctctttgtagacgaacataagggaatagcaaaaggggttctaactcaagccttaggcccctggaaccgcccagtggcttacctgtctaagaaactagacccagtggctgccggctggccgccatgcctaagaattattgcggcgacagcactcctagtcaaggatgcagacaaactgaccctaggacaggagatctggatcacgaccccacacgccattgaaggggtcctgaaacagcctcctgatAGATGGATGAGCAATACATGTatgactcattaccagagcctcctactcaaccctccacgggtgcggttccaccccagtgcagccctcaatcctgcaaccctgctgcccgaccctgacctaggtgctccactaCCTGACTGTGCGGGAATCCTGGAACAAGTACATGGATTCCGGATGGACCTGACCGACCAGCCCCTCCCCGATgccgaggctacttggttcactgatggcagcagctttgtgcgagACGGACACAGGTATGCGGGTGCAGCGGTGGTCACCGAAATGGACACCGTATGGGCGGAGGCTCTACCCTCCGGAACGTCAGCCCAGGGAGCGGAGCTCATAGCCCTCACCAAGGCGCTGATGCTGGGAGCTGGAAAACGGCTTAACATCTACACAGACAGCCGTTATGCAtttgccacagctcatattcATGGGGCAATTTATCAGGAGAGGGGGTTACTGACGGCAGAAGGacggactataaaaaataagcaggagatacTTAACCTGCTTATGGCCttatggcttcctgccaagctagccattatccactgccaagggcaccaaaaagctgataacccagtagctagaggtaatcaaaaggctgaccaggcagccaaggcagtagcccttactccagtccccaccatgaccatacaactaccggacccgggagacccagttttaccagaccagcccaaatactcccaggaggagttacagcggatcaagaaactccccatggcccaggagataaagggatggtggtatacacctaacaaggagctcgtgctgccagaCCGGCTCGGAGTCTCCATATTAGAGCACATGCATCggtctactcacatgggggcccgaaaattaaaagacttaatccgacatgccggaatcaagattcaccaacaggacaccaaaatagagcaagttgtatctgcctgcaagacctgccaactcaccaatgcgagagccacatcaaataaaaaaggaaccaggctcagaggcaccagaccgggagcccaatgggaagtcgacttcactgaagtcaaaccaggaaagtatggttataaatatcttttagtatttacagacaccttctctggctgggtggaggcatacccaaccaagcatgaaacggctcagacggtggctaaga ctactagaagacatcttacccaggtatggttttcctgccatggtaggatcagacaatggaccagcttttatctctcaggtaacacaggcagtagccaaggcggtgggggcaaactggaaattacattgtgcttatag